From one Roseovarius pelagicus genomic stretch:
- a CDS encoding multicopper oxidase family protein produces MTTRRDFLMQGMAATATLALPRQLRAAAPEFQSLEARAASVQLAPASYPETEIWGYDGKMPGPELRLAQGARLQRSFVNRLPQASSVHWHGMRIDNAMDGVAGLTQPAVEPGQNFDYDFVAPDAGTYWYHAHNRSTEQVARGLYGALIVEESTPPDVDRDEVLILDDWLLNPETAQIDPDFTSLHDRSHAGRRGNFIATNGIHHLSLDVRQHERMRLRLVNAANARIFVLALKGMDGWTVALDGMPLARPEPVTDALILGPGQRADLIVDVTAAPGELAHLVRLENEDASSQVAFPVTAKASATHRAAPDPLPPNPRMELTGLDGARTTRLDMQGGAMGTLDTAILNGEKKSFRELVEANQFWSFNGTVGMTDVPLIDVSQGETVKLQIYNDTSFPHAMHLHGLHFREIGEDGGLGPLRDTILMFGGQTRSIGFAADNPGDWLFHCHMLSHASSGMMTWIKVT; encoded by the coding sequence ATGACAACGCGACGTGATTTTCTGATGCAGGGGATGGCTGCCACGGCGACCTTGGCGTTGCCCCGTCAGCTTCGCGCTGCCGCGCCGGAATTTCAATCGCTCGAAGCGCGCGCGGCCAGCGTACAACTTGCCCCGGCATCTTACCCAGAGACAGAAATCTGGGGTTACGACGGGAAAATGCCCGGACCCGAACTGCGGCTCGCCCAAGGCGCACGGCTACAACGTAGCTTCGTGAACAGATTGCCGCAGGCGAGTTCTGTTCATTGGCACGGGATGCGGATCGACAACGCGATGGATGGTGTCGCGGGATTGACCCAGCCCGCCGTCGAACCGGGTCAAAACTTCGACTATGATTTTGTCGCTCCGGACGCCGGAACATACTGGTATCACGCGCATAACCGCTCTACCGAACAGGTGGCGCGCGGCCTCTACGGAGCGCTGATCGTCGAGGAATCCACGCCACCGGATGTAGACCGCGACGAGGTACTGATCCTCGACGACTGGCTGCTTAACCCCGAAACCGCCCAGATCGACCCGGATTTCACGTCGCTTCACGACCGTAGTCATGCCGGTCGTCGCGGCAATTTCATCGCCACCAACGGCATCCACCATCTTTCGCTTGATGTGCGTCAGCACGAACGAATGCGCCTGCGTCTCGTCAACGCGGCCAATGCCCGGATTTTCGTACTGGCGCTCAAGGGCATGGACGGGTGGACTGTCGCGCTGGACGGCATGCCGCTGGCACGACCCGAGCCGGTAACGGACGCGTTGATCCTCGGCCCCGGCCAACGCGCAGATCTGATCGTCGACGTGACCGCCGCGCCGGGTGAACTCGCCCATCTCGTGCGGCTCGAGAATGAGGACGCGTCCTCGCAAGTGGCGTTTCCCGTGACCGCAAAGGCCTCGGCAACGCACCGGGCAGCACCGGACCCGCTTCCCCCCAACCCGCGGATGGAGCTGACAGGCCTGGACGGCGCCAGGACCACGCGGCTCGACATGCAGGGCGGTGCGATGGGCACGCTCGACACCGCGATCCTGAACGGAGAGAAAAAGAGCTTTCGGGAGCTGGTGGAGGCCAACCAGTTCTGGTCCTTCAACGGGACCGTTGGCATGACCGATGTGCCGCTCATCGACGTCTCGCAGGGTGAGACGGTCAAACTGCAGATCTACAACGACACCTCCTTTCCCCATGCGATGCACCTGCACGGCCTGCATTTCCGCGAAATCGGCGAGGATGGCGGCCTCGGCCCTTTGCGCGACACGATCCTGATGTTCGGTGGCCAGACCCGCAGCATCGGATTTGCCGCCGACAATCCCGGCGACTGGTTGTTTCACTGCCATATGCTCAGCCACGCGTCTTCGGGAATGATGACCTGGATAAAGGTGACGTGA
- a CDS encoding c-type cytochrome: protein MMAKGNAQTATQPQSFDLVAGERLYQEYCASCHGADLEGQPDWRSAGADGILPAPPHDETGHTWHHSDSVLFDYTKRGGKEALASQGVDFASGMPGFGDQLTDAEIWNILGFIKSTWPDRQREIQAARSGPSQ from the coding sequence ATGATGGCGAAAGGAAACGCCCAGACAGCCACGCAACCCCAATCCTTCGATCTGGTTGCGGGTGAACGGCTCTACCAGGAGTATTGCGCCTCCTGCCACGGTGCCGATCTGGAAGGACAGCCCGATTGGCGTTCGGCTGGTGCGGACGGTATTCTGCCCGCACCACCACATGACGAAACGGGCCATACCTGGCATCATTCCGACAGCGTCCTTTTCGATTACACGAAGCGCGGCGGGAAAGAAGCTCTCGCCAGCCAGGGCGTGGATTTTGCGAGCGGAATGCCCGGTTTCGGCGATCAACTGACTGACGCAGAGATATGGAACATCCTCGGCTTCATCAAATCCACCTGGCCCGACCGTCAGCGCGAGATCCAGGCGGCCCGCAGTGGCCCCTCCCAGTAG
- a CDS encoding heavy-metal-associated domain-containing protein, translated as MTRFDVPDMSCGHCTAAIEKAIKAIDPTATVTCDTGTRKVEVESVLNEHALSEAIRNAGYDVKAAAAI; from the coding sequence ATGACCAGATTCGATGTGCCAGACATGAGCTGTGGTCACTGCACCGCAGCAATTGAAAAGGCGATCAAGGCGATAGACCCGACCGCGACCGTGACCTGTGATACAGGCACGCGGAAAGTCGAGGTCGAGAGCGTGCTGAACGAGCACGCCTTGTCCGAGGCCATCCGCAACGCGGGTTATGACGTCAAGGCAGCGGCGGCAATCTGA
- a CDS encoding heavy metal translocating P-type ATPase — translation MLLSQTRPLSVQNMSCASCVGRVERALTSLPGVSDVRVNLAAESVQAQVDAPGRMGEIVTALDKAGYPVRQRTVRLDVASMTCASCVGRVDKALAAVPGVLGVNVNLASETATVTYAEGAVDLEDLLNAAKEAGYPATPAETAAPEDVNARKDAEARALARKTMLAAILVLPVFALEMGAHLVPGMHEMIGRTIGHQTSWLIQFALTSVVLAWPGRGFYTKGFPALFQSAPDMNSLVAVGTSAAYVYSVVALFAPTLLPEASRAVYFEAAAVIVVLILLGRWMEARAKGRTGAAIQKLLGLQARTARVLVDGEQKDMPIERISAGDILVVRPGERIAVDGEVTQGSANVDESMITGEPLPVAKSEGDSVTGGTVNGTGSFQFRATRVGADTTLAQIIRMVEAAQGAKLPIQGMVDRITLWFVPVVMVVAVLTVLVWLVFGPSPALSFALVAGVSVLIIACPCAMGLATPTSIMVGTGRAAEMGVLFRKGDALQQLSHVSVVAVDKTGTVTEGRPKLTDLLLAEGHDRAEVLALVAAVEARSEHPIAEAIVQAAQAEGVVRHTVDAFESITGYGVRAQVAGRDVLIGADRLMTREGLEPGTLAEAEVDLARRGRTALYAAIDGQVAAVIAVADPVKSASAAAIRALHDLGLKVAMITGDKRETAEAIARETGIDQVIAGVLPDGKVAALDELREGGKTLAFVGDGINDAPALAHADVGIAIGTGTDVAIESADVVLMSGDLRGVVNAFEVSTRTMRNIRQNLFWAFGYNVALIPVAAGVLYPAFGLLLSPVLAAGAMALSSVFVLTNALRLRRIAPAMAETATARPAATLSPTPAE, via the coding sequence ATGCTACTTTCACAGACCCGCCCACTGTCAGTCCAGAACATGTCCTGTGCATCCTGTGTCGGGCGCGTGGAACGCGCCCTGACGTCGCTTCCCGGCGTCAGCGATGTCAGAGTGAACCTCGCCGCCGAGTCCGTGCAGGCGCAGGTCGATGCGCCGGGCCGCATGGGTGAGATTGTGACCGCGCTCGACAAGGCCGGTTATCCGGTGCGCCAGCGGACCGTGCGGCTGGACGTCGCGTCAATGACCTGCGCGTCCTGCGTCGGGCGTGTGGACAAGGCGCTGGCGGCGGTGCCCGGCGTTCTGGGCGTGAATGTGAACCTCGCCTCGGAGACCGCGACGGTGACCTATGCCGAAGGCGCAGTCGATCTTGAGGATCTTCTGAACGCTGCCAAAGAGGCGGGCTATCCGGCGACGCCCGCCGAGACGGCGGCCCCGGAAGACGTGAACGCCCGGAAGGACGCCGAGGCCCGTGCGTTGGCCCGCAAGACCATGCTGGCCGCCATACTGGTGCTGCCGGTCTTCGCGCTGGAGATGGGCGCCCATCTGGTGCCGGGCATGCACGAGATGATCGGGCGCACGATCGGCCATCAGACCAGCTGGCTGATCCAGTTCGCCCTGACCAGCGTGGTTCTGGCCTGGCCCGGCCGGGGTTTTTATACCAAAGGCTTCCCGGCTCTCTTCCAAAGCGCACCGGACATGAACAGCCTTGTCGCGGTCGGCACATCGGCGGCCTATGTCTATTCCGTCGTGGCGCTCTTCGCGCCGACACTGTTGCCCGAAGCCTCGCGCGCGGTCTATTTCGAGGCCGCGGCCGTCATCGTGGTGCTGATCCTTCTGGGGCGCTGGATGGAGGCGCGCGCCAAAGGCCGCACCGGTGCCGCGATCCAGAAGCTTCTCGGCCTTCAGGCCCGGACCGCGCGGGTTCTCGTGGACGGAGAGCAGAAGGATATGCCGATCGAACGGATCAGTGCGGGCGATATCCTGGTCGTCCGCCCCGGTGAACGCATCGCCGTGGATGGCGAGGTGACGCAAGGCAGCGCCAACGTCGATGAAAGCATGATCACCGGGGAGCCACTGCCCGTGGCCAAGTCCGAAGGGGACAGTGTGACCGGCGGAACGGTCAACGGCACCGGCAGCTTCCAGTTCAGAGCGACCCGCGTAGGTGCCGATACGACGCTCGCGCAAATCATCCGGATGGTCGAGGCGGCACAGGGTGCCAAGCTGCCCATTCAGGGCATGGTGGACCGTATCACCTTATGGTTCGTGCCCGTCGTGATGGTGGTGGCCGTGCTGACGGTGCTGGTCTGGCTTGTTTTCGGGCCATCGCCCGCACTCTCCTTTGCACTGGTAGCCGGGGTTTCCGTGCTGATCATCGCCTGCCCCTGCGCGATGGGTCTCGCCACGCCGACGTCGATCATGGTAGGAACCGGGCGCGCTGCGGAAATGGGTGTGCTGTTCCGCAAGGGGGACGCGCTGCAGCAGCTTTCGCATGTCAGCGTGGTGGCTGTCGACAAGACGGGCACCGTCACCGAGGGACGTCCGAAGCTGACCGACCTGCTGCTGGCCGAGGGACATGACCGGGCCGAGGTGCTGGCGCTGGTGGCCGCGGTCGAGGCGCGCTCGGAACATCCCATTGCCGAGGCCATCGTCCAGGCCGCCCAGGCTGAAGGCGTGGTGCGCCATACCGTCGATGCCTTCGAGTCGATCACGGGCTACGGGGTGCGCGCGCAGGTCGCCGGTCGCGACGTTCTCATTGGAGCGGACCGCCTGATGACCCGCGAGGGTCTGGAGCCCGGCACGCTGGCCGAGGCAGAGGTGGATCTGGCACGCCGGGGTCGCACCGCGCTCTACGCGGCAATCGACGGCCAGGTGGCCGCGGTGATCGCCGTGGCCGACCCGGTGAAATCCGCAAGCGCCGCCGCGATCCGGGCCCTGCACGATCTGGGGCTCAAAGTGGCGATGATCACTGGCGACAAGCGCGAAACGGCAGAGGCAATTGCGCGCGAAACCGGCATCGACCAAGTCATCGCCGGGGTTCTGCCCGACGGCAAGGTCGCGGCGCTGGACGAATTGCGTGAGGGCGGCAAGACACTCGCCTTCGTCGGCGACGGCATCAACGATGCGCCGGCGCTGGCCCATGCCGACGTGGGCATCGCCATCGGCACCGGCACGGACGTGGCGATCGAGAGCGCCGATGTGGTGTTGATGTCTGGTGACCTGCGCGGCGTCGTCAACGCATTCGAGGTCTCCACCCGAACCATGCGCAACATCCGGCAGAACCTTTTCTGGGCGTTTGGCTACAATGTGGCGCTGATACCGGTGGCCGCGGGGGTGCTCTATCCAGCCTTCGGGCTGCTGCTGTCGCCTGTTCTGGCCGCCGGTGCGATGGCGCTCAGCTCGGTCTTTGTGTTGACCAACGCACTTCGCCTGCGCCGGATCGCTCCGGCCATGGCTGAAACGGCAACGGCGCGTCCCGCTGCCACCCTTTCCCCCACTCCAGCTGAATGA
- the cueR gene encoding Cu(I)-responsive transcriptional regulator, whose product MNIGDVARRSGLPAKTIRYYEDIGLIKPLRSANGYRTFRESDMHKLAFLGRARALGFSIEDCRNLIKLYEDTKRESAEVKQIAKEHLTRIDDKIAELTEMRATLATLIKSCAGDHRPDCPILADLAATEQEEPLKKTG is encoded by the coding sequence ATGAACATCGGAGATGTCGCCCGCCGTTCGGGCCTGCCGGCAAAAACAATCCGCTATTACGAGGACATCGGTCTGATAAAACCCTTGCGCAGCGCCAACGGCTACCGGACGTTTCGCGAAAGCGACATGCACAAGCTGGCGTTCCTCGGGCGCGCGCGTGCGCTTGGCTTCAGCATCGAGGATTGCCGAAACCTGATCAAGCTTTACGAAGATACCAAGCGAGAGAGCGCCGAAGTCAAGCAGATCGCCAAGGAGCATCTGACCCGCATAGATGACAAGATCGCAGAACTGACCGAGATGCGCGCGACGCTCGCGACATTGATAAAATCCTGCGCGGGCGACCACCGTCCCGATTGCCCAATCCTGGCCGATCTCGCTGCGACGGAGCAGGAAGAACCGTTGAAGAAAACCGGCTAG
- a CDS encoding potassium channel family protein, which translates to MSYTDRHNLTGTWALLAALYTLATAHVVEAGLFAAGFLLAEWAGLGGFVQDDVDTVMDVFYFSLVNYTSLGLGDIYPTGHLRFLAGVESLNGFLLISCSASVLFLVTTRQNR; encoded by the coding sequence ATGAGCTATACCGACCGCCACAACCTCACCGGCACATGGGCCCTGCTGGCCGCGCTCTACACCTTGGCGACCGCGCATGTGGTCGAAGCCGGACTCTTCGCAGCGGGCTTCCTGCTGGCTGAATGGGCCGGGCTTGGCGGCTTCGTGCAAGATGATGTCGATACAGTCATGGATGTCTTCTATTTCTCATTGGTCAACTATACGTCACTTGGACTCGGCGATATCTATCCGACGGGGCATCTTCGGTTTCTTGCAGGCGTCGAATCGTTGAACGGCTTTCTTCTGATCAGCTGTTCGGCCTCCGTGCTCTTTCTCGTCACAACACGGCAAAACCGGTGA
- a CDS encoding DUF305 domain-containing protein yields MPYWKFAAMIATSTVVMFILMYLNTYLLSHIFWSETRAYMALLMGATMAIIMLGFMLTMYSSRAINASILIGATIVFAGSLWLVRSQTTVGDTSYMRAMIPHHSIAIMTSSRANIENARVRKLADEIIFAQDKEIAEMRYLIDDIEAVGKSSEEDGNGPAEIVSLQDALSTAEVAILDPEFMTEQEIVQLFPDGAACTFNYTKTSPASLAVGNVGGATTALVKLSGDLIRLETDGSGRTLTADGITMRLSVPNENGNFDTAGGEPAEADLVLELDAGLRAGYRGYHKCEA; encoded by the coding sequence ATGCCATATTGGAAGTTCGCAGCCATGATTGCGACCTCCACGGTCGTTATGTTCATCCTGATGTATCTCAATACCTATCTTCTTAGTCACATCTTCTGGTCAGAAACACGCGCCTATATGGCGCTGCTGATGGGAGCAACCATGGCGATCATAATGCTGGGGTTCATGCTGACGATGTATTCCAGCAGGGCGATCAATGCGTCGATCTTAATCGGTGCTACCATCGTGTTTGCCGGGTCGCTCTGGCTCGTTCGCAGTCAGACCACGGTTGGTGACACAAGCTACATGCGCGCCATGATCCCCCACCACTCCATTGCGATCATGACCTCGAGCAGGGCAAACATAGAGAACGCGCGGGTGCGCAAATTGGCCGATGAAATTATTTTTGCCCAAGACAAAGAGATTGCCGAGATGCGGTATCTCATCGACGACATCGAAGCGGTTGGCAAATCTTCCGAAGAGGATGGCAATGGCCCCGCCGAAATTGTCAGTCTCCAAGATGCCCTTTCCACTGCAGAAGTGGCGATTCTAGACCCTGAATTTATGACCGAACAGGAGATCGTGCAGCTCTTTCCCGATGGCGCAGCCTGCACCTTCAACTACACGAAGACAAGTCCTGCCTCTCTTGCGGTGGGGAACGTCGGGGGCGCTACGACGGCATTGGTCAAGCTGAGTGGTGACTTGATCCGTCTGGAAACCGATGGCTCCGGACGCACACTAACGGCAGATGGCATCACGATGCGTCTGAGCGTACCGAACGAGAACGGCAACTTTGATACAGCGGGCGGTGAACCGGCCGAGGCGGACCTCGTCCTCGAGCTCGATGCAGGCCTGCGCGCCGGATATCGCGGTTATCACAAATGCGAAGCTTGA
- a CDS encoding helix-turn-helix domain-containing protein: MKLRIQLGLNIQEVRRSRGISQEVLAHRADIDRGYIGKIENAKHAATVDMIEAIAEALDIEPMELLKPRS, encoded by the coding sequence ATGAAGCTGCGAATACAACTTGGTCTCAACATACAAGAGGTTCGCCGGTCCCGGGGGATCAGCCAAGAGGTACTCGCTCATCGCGCCGATATAGACCGTGGTTACATTGGCAAGATCGAGAACGCGAAACATGCGGCAACGGTCGACATGATCGAAGCAATCGCCGAGGCGCTGGACATCGAGCCGATGGAACTTCTCAAGCCTCGATCCTGA
- a CDS encoding TrbC/VirB2 family protein, with product MRQISNLFVASLALFLLIAEPALAQSIDLSPIQSLLQGIVDALTGPLGVVIATLAVLGVFLSWFFNIIDLRQALWVLVGIAGVAAAPTIVAAVFAGG from the coding sequence ATGAGACAGATTTCAAACCTCTTTGTCGCCTCGCTGGCGCTATTCCTGCTGATTGCCGAGCCCGCCCTTGCACAGAGCATCGATCTCTCCCCGATCCAAAGCCTGTTGCAGGGCATTGTCGATGCGCTGACCGGACCCCTTGGTGTGGTCATCGCCACACTCGCGGTCCTCGGCGTTTTCTTGAGCTGGTTCTTCAACATCATCGATCTGCGCCAGGCGCTTTGGGTTCTCGTCGGGATCGCCGGTGTTGCCGCCGCCCCCACCATCGTTGCCGCGGTCTTTGCCGGTGGCTGA
- a CDS encoding type IV secretion system protein VirB3 — protein MAERAPLFLGLVRPPKLLGLPIMYAMVWLFGSVLLFVWVQHIAVLAVAALLYPVLWKAADWDPRFIDVMMTALQETPPTRNRSIHGGDSYAP, from the coding sequence GTGGCTGAGCGCGCGCCTCTCTTTCTCGGCCTCGTGCGCCCGCCGAAGCTTCTGGGTCTGCCCATCATGTACGCGATGGTCTGGCTCTTTGGTTCGGTGCTCTTGTTCGTCTGGGTTCAGCACATCGCGGTGCTGGCTGTCGCGGCCCTGCTCTATCCGGTGCTTTGGAAAGCCGCCGATTGGGACCCGCGTTTCATCGACGTGATGATGACAGCCCTGCAGGAGACACCGCCCACGCGCAACAGGTCCATCCATGGCGGGGACAGCTATGCCCCGTGA